In the genome of Pontibacter actiniarum, the window CGGCACAAAACCGCTGCGTTTGCCCCCAACCACCGGGGTGTGCGCCAGCATAGACTCCAGCACGGCCATCCCGAACGACTCCTCGACCGATGGGTGCAAAAGCACCTTTGCCTTAGCCATGTGCTGCATAAGCTCTGCCTGCGAAGCCGGCCCCAGGAACCGCACACCCTCCTGGAGGTTATGCTGTTGGGCGTATTGCTGCGCCGCCCCCCCCGGTTCCATGTCTACACCCAGTAAATGGTACTCCAGCTCCGGGAACTTCTCTCTTAGCCTGGCGAAGGCATGAAGCGCTTTCGGAATGCCCTTCCGCTTGGTGAACCCGTTTACAACTGATGTTATATAGTTTTCCTTGGGTGTGCCTTCCGGTATCAGCTGGCCTAGGTGCGGCGAGAAAAAGTTATTGATCACAACCGCCTTCTTTTTGCTGCTGGCAGAAAGGTTGCGGAAGGTATAGGCCGAGTTGGCCACAAGCCACTGCGCCTTGTGCAACACGACGACATTCATGAGGTAGCGCACCAACCTGAACATGTCTGGCTGGTTCAGCAGAATCTTAAAGGCGTTGTCGTGTACGCTCACAACCGTAGGGATGCCGCTCTCGATGGCGGCCCAGGCGTACTCATAGGTCCAGTAGGCATAGATGACGTCAGACGGGTTTTGGCGTATGATAGCCTCAAGCTGCTCCCGCTCAAACTTGAAGAATCTTCTGCCGGGCTGCGGCTTGGTTGGGCAGATGCACAGTGTTACCTGTTTGCTGCGTATTACTGTTGGCTCGGTTAGCTCACCGGAGTTTGTGTACACAACTACATGGTGCCCCCTCTTTATAAGTCCGTTTATAAAGTGGGATACCAATGGGAAAGCGTTAGTGGAGGGGATAGGCGCATTTCCAAAGTCACACTCCAACAAATCAATATCTACCGGTCCTGAAACTCCAATAACCATAAGCTAAATTTTATCCTTCTGTACTGTTGATGACAGTTTTCCTGTATTTTGAAATAAGCCTGCCGTAATAACTGGTCGGGTTTTCGTCTATCCCAAGCTTAGACAGAAGCGTGTTGATCTGACTCTTGAGCGTCTTGTGCGGGAAGAACAGTGTCAGGGCTATAAAGAGAACAGCCCCCGTGGCGATTTGGGCCCCCAGGACAAGCACATGCGAGAGGCCCGCCCCCCTAAGCACTGTACTAAGCGCATAAATTGCAGCCGCTATTATCAGGCCGTTTACTAGCCCCGGTATGTATACCTGCAGCTGCCTTGTGTAGCTGAGCTTTAAGATGCGGTTAAGCACCGTTTGGTAAAAGAGGATACGGACCAGCTCCCCGGCAAGTATGGCAAAGGCAAAGCCTACCAGGCCGTACTGCCTGAGAAGAAAGAAGAAGCCTGTGATCACACCTATAAACACCAGGGTGAGCACGATTTTTAGGTTGAGGACGGCCTTGGCGTCACACACAATGCCGGCAAACATGGTGATAAAGCTTAGCGGTATAGCCAGGCAAAGCACCTGGAGCACAGGAATTGAGTCGCCCCACTGGTCGCCTAAAAGGATGTACACCACTTCGGGCGCCGCCACCAGCAAACCCAGGCAGGTGGGTATGATAATGGTCGCCAGCAGAGTGGTGCTGGAAATATAGGCGTTTGCCAGCTTTGAAGTTTCTGCCTGCAACTTGCTGAACGACGGAAAGATGACGCGACTGATGGTGCGGGTAAGCATGTACATCGGCAGGTTCACCAGCCGGTGCGCTCTGTCGTAGATACCAAGTTTGTACGGCCCCAGTGTTTTACCGATCAGGATGGTTGCCATGTCCTGGCTAAGGAACTCCAGGAAACTGATGACGGACATCTTGCTGCCATAGTTAAACAGCGGCTTGTAAGACTCCCACTTGAAAAGGGGCAGGATGCTGTGCCTTGCTATAAAGTAAGCCCCCAGGGCCACCAGTGCCGCCTGGGTAAGTGTGGCGATCACAAGGCTCCAGACACCGTAATCCAGGTACGCCAGTATGATCCCGACCCCCAGGTAAGAGATAACATACGAAAGCGTCTCCACAATGCTCAGCTCCTTAAAGCGCATGTTGCGCTCACACAAACTAGAGGCTGTTGAAGACAAGCCGCCTATGAGCAGCGCCAGGGACATGAGGCGTACTATAGGGGTCACTTGCTCGCTGGCATACACTTCGTTTTCGAAAAACAGCGTGGCAAAGGGAGCCAGCACCCATATTAAGACCGTGAAGGCGAGCCCAAGAAGCGCTGATGAGGTAAAGGCTGCCCGGATGTTTTCCTCCGTCAGCTCATCTTTCTGAATAATGGCCTGCGACAGGCCCAGGTGGGCAAAGTAGCTTCCGAACCGCAGGATAACCCCGGCAATGGCCACCAGACCGAAAGCCTCCGGGGCCAGCAGGCGCGCCATAGCCGACGTGTAGCCGATCTGCATGACTGCGTTGGCTATGGTAGAGACCGATCCCCACT includes:
- a CDS encoding lipopolysaccharide biosynthesis protein, translating into MSKNLASKAVSGLKWGSVSTIANAVMQIGYTSAMARLLAPEAFGLVAIAGVILRFGSYFAHLGLSQAIIQKDELTEENIRAAFTSSALLGLAFTVLIWVLAPFATLFFENEVYASEQVTPIVRLMSLALLIGGLSSTASSLCERNMRFKELSIVETLSYVISYLGVGIILAYLDYGVWSLVIATLTQAALVALGAYFIARHSILPLFKWESYKPLFNYGSKMSVISFLEFLSQDMATILIGKTLGPYKLGIYDRAHRLVNLPMYMLTRTISRVIFPSFSKLQAETSKLANAYISSTTLLATIIIPTCLGLLVAAPEVVYILLGDQWGDSIPVLQVLCLAIPLSFITMFAGIVCDAKAVLNLKIVLTLVFIGVITGFFFLLRQYGLVGFAFAILAGELVRILFYQTVLNRILKLSYTRQLQVYIPGLVNGLIIAAAIYALSTVLRGAGLSHVLVLGAQIATGAVLFIALTLFFPHKTLKSQINTLLSKLGIDENPTSYYGRLISKYRKTVINSTEG
- a CDS encoding glycosyltransferase family 4 protein — translated: MVIGVSGPVDIDLLECDFGNAPIPSTNAFPLVSHFINGLIKRGHHVVVYTNSGELTEPTVIRSKQVTLCICPTKPQPGRRFFKFEREQLEAIIRQNPSDVIYAYWTYEYAWAAIESGIPTVVSVHDNAFKILLNQPDMFRLVRYLMNVVVLHKAQWLVANSAYTFRNLSASSKKKAVVINNFFSPHLGQLIPEGTPKENYITSVVNGFTKRKGIPKALHAFARLREKFPELEYHLLGVDMEPGGAAQQYAQQHNLQEGVRFLGPASQAELMQHMAKAKVLLHPSVEESFGMAVLESMLAHTPVVGGKRSGFVPYLLNHGDAGVLCDVTSAAAMATAVEKLLLDRELSGQVAKKANAFAKANFSEEVVINKHLDIFKSILNIGNTYPPMLAKEKAEGYLFNT